The nucleotide window TGAACGGCGCGACGGACCTGCTGATCACGTACACCTACCGGCTGGCGTTCGGCGGCTCGGGCGCGCAGTACGGCTTCGCCGCGGCGGTGTCCATCTTCATCTTCCTGATCGTCGCGATCATCTCCATCGTCAGCTTCCGGCGTACCCGGGCGCAGGAAGAGGTCTATTCATGAGCCGATGGATCTCCCGGGTGGGTTGGCGGCACGGCGTCGCCGTGCTGGCCGTGCTCTTCTCGCTCTTCCCGATCGTCTTCGTGGTGTCGGCGGCGCTGAACCCGCAGGGCACGCTGTCGTCGACGACCGCGATACCGACTGGTGCGTCGACGGTCAACTTCAGCAACCTGCTGCACCAGACTCAGTTCACCACCTGGTTCGGCAACTCCGTGCTGATCGCGGGCGTCTCGGCGGCCGCGTCGGTGTTCCTGTCGGCGCTCGCGGCGTACGCGTTCAGCCGGATGCGCTTCCACGGCCGCCGGGTCGGCCTCATGGCGCTGCTGCTGATCCAGATGTTCCCGCAGTTCCTGGCGATCGTGGCGATCTTCCTGATGTTCTCGCGGATCACCGACCTGTGGCCGGCGATCGGCTTCAACCAGTCCTGGGGCCTGATCCTGCTCTACCTGGGCGGGGCGCTGGGCGTGAACACCTGGCTGATGAAGGGCTTCTTCGACACGGTGCCCCGCGAGCTCGACGAGTCGGCCACCATGGACGGCGCGTCGCACGCGCAGACGTTCTTCCGGATTCTGCTGCCGCTGGTGGCGCCGATCCTGGCGGTGACCGGCCTGCTGGCCTTCATCGGCACGATCAACGAGTTCCTGATCGCGAACGTCTTCCTGACCGACTCCGACGCCAAGACCCTCTCGGTGGGCATGTGGGGCCTGGTCGCGGGGGAGCGCAACAACAACTTCGGGATGTTCTGCGC belongs to Amorphoplanes digitatis and includes:
- a CDS encoding sugar ABC transporter permease, producing MSRWISRVGWRHGVAVLAVLFSLFPIVFVVSAALNPQGTLSSTTAIPTGASTVNFSNLLHQTQFTTWFGNSVLIAGVSAAASVFLSALAAYAFSRMRFHGRRVGLMALLLIQMFPQFLAIVAIFLMFSRITDLWPAIGFNQSWGLILLYLGGALGVNTWLMKGFFDTVPRELDESATMDGASHAQTFFRILLPLVAPILAVTGLLAFIGTINEFLIANVFLTDSDAKTLSVGMWGLVAGERNNNFGMFCAATLLTAIPTVLVFQFLQRFIVNGLTSGAVKG